A single genomic interval of Methanorbis rubei harbors:
- a CDS encoding EF-Tu/IF-2/RF-3 family GTPase, with amino-acid sequence MPNLTVAVLAPNGYARDIGKKGTSTDITFYNLKKGHDTVTLLEPTRYPDRLAPLFYVVSMAHEAIVVVDAITPMFAEWVLILDCASVAKGTIILKNYIQPSDIAPLIKGTVLEGYEVCEEDFITLSANLLAKAAAQPESEPKDGAVGSVPIDHHFNVRGIGTVILGCVVDGWIKKHDKMRVEPTGKTAQIRSVQKHDDDFTWGCAGDRVGCALKDIESDDLDRGFVLTTDPAVKSSTSITGQAHLVKYWPAAVKDQMVVSVGHWMQFLSARVVAVENGSDWHNPKLTIELETPVVYKPGDKAVLHYLDGGKLRIMGTIILP; translated from the coding sequence ATGCCAAATCTCACGGTTGCAGTTCTTGCTCCCAACGGATATGCCCGCGATATCGGGAAAAAGGGAACAAGTACAGATATTACTTTTTACAATCTGAAGAAGGGACATGACACAGTCACGCTGCTTGAGCCGACTCGGTATCCTGACCGGCTTGCTCCGCTGTTTTATGTGGTCTCGATGGCTCACGAGGCTATTGTAGTGGTGGATGCCATCACCCCGATGTTTGCCGAGTGGGTTTTGATTCTGGACTGTGCCAGCGTTGCAAAGGGAACGATTATCCTCAAAAATTACATCCAGCCGTCTGATATTGCCCCGCTGATCAAGGGAACCGTTCTTGAAGGCTACGAGGTCTGCGAGGAGGATTTTATCACGCTTTCTGCAAATCTTCTTGCAAAGGCAGCTGCCCAGCCCGAGTCAGAGCCAAAAGACGGCGCTGTGGGTTCGGTCCCCATCGATCACCACTTCAATGTGCGTGGGATCGGAACAGTTATTCTCGGCTGTGTTGTGGACGGCTGGATCAAGAAGCATGACAAAATGCGGGTCGAACCAACCGGAAAAACCGCACAAATCCGTTCCGTGCAGAAGCATGATGATGACTTTACCTGGGGATGTGCGGGCGACCGTGTGGGCTGTGCGTTGAAGGATATTGAGTCTGATGACCTTGACCGGGGTTTTGTTCTGACGACTGATCCTGCGGTGAAGAGCTCAACAAGCATCACCGGCCAGGCACATCTCGTGAAGTACTGGCCTGCGGCAGTGAAGGATCAGATGGTTGTTTCAGTCGGTCACTGGATGCAGTTCCTTTCTGCCCGTGTGGTTGCCGTTGAGAACGGTTCAGACTGGCATAACCCGAAACTTACCATTGAACTGGAGACTCCGGTTGTGTATAAGCCGGGAGATAAGGCAGTTCTGCATTATCTGGACGGCGGAAAGCTGCGGATTATGGGAACAATTATCCTTCCCTGA